The Phormidium yuhuli AB48 DNA window CCACTCTAGAGCCGACCTCTGCCACAGAGGTTAACGAGTCCGTTCTACACATCTGGGGACGACAGCCTCTCTCTGGAGACGTAACCATCAGTGGCGCCAAAAATGCCGCCTTAGCGCTCATCGCGGGGTCTCTACTCTGTCCCGAAACCTGCCGCCTCCGCAATGTCCCTGGATTAGTTGACATTGCTCGTATGGCCCAGATCGTCAGTGCTTTGGGAGTTAAACTCCACCGGGATGGAGATCTCATGGAAATTGACGCCAGCCATATCGGTCAATCTCAAGCCCCCTATGAACTGGTGAGCCAACTGCGAGCCAGCTTCTTCGTCATCGGTCCGTTGCTGGCCCGTCTGGGAATTGCCAACGTTCCCCTTCCGGGTGGCTGTGCCATCGGCGCTCGTCCCGTAGATCTCCATGTTCGTGGCCTACAGGCCCTCGGCGCCGATGTGCAAATTCAACATGGTGTCGTTCGGGCCTGCATCACCGGTGGCCGGACACGACTCCAAGGAGCAAAAATCTACCTGGACTATCCCAGCGTCGGTGCCACCGAAACCCTAATGATGGCTGCCACCCTAGCAGAAGGAGAGACCATTCTCGATAACGCCGCCCAAGAACCTGAAGTCATTGATTTAGCCAACTTCTGCCGTGCCATGGGCGCAAAAATTGAAGGGGCTGGCAGCAAAACCATTCGTATCAGCGGTGTTCCCAAACTCCATACCGCTGACTACAGCATCGTTCCCGATCGCATCGAAGCCGGAACCTTTCTCGTGGCCGGGGCCATCACCCAATCTGAGATTAGCCTCTCCCCAGTGGTTCCTGAACACCTCACCGCCGCGATCGCTAAGTTACGCAGCGCCGGAACCCAAGTGGTCATGGATGGACCCGATCGCCTGCGCGTTGTCCCCGGTCCCATTCAGGCCGTTGATATCGAAACCCAACCCTTCCCCGGTTTCCCCACGGATATGCAGGCCCAATTTATGGCTCTGCTGACCCTGAGTCAGGGCAGCAGCGTGATTACCGAAACCGTCTTTGAAAACCGCTTGCGTCATGTCGCTGAACTACAGCGGATGGGTGCTGATATTCGCGTCAAAGGCAATATTGCCGTGGTGCGCGGGGTTCCCCTGCTCTCTGGGGCCCCGGTGGTCGCTACCGATTTACGTGCCTCCGCTGCCCTAGTCTTAGCCGGGCTGGCCGCCGAAGGCAAAACCATCGTGCAAGAGTTACGACATCTCGATCGCGGCTATGAGAACTTAGCCGGAAAACTGCAAACCCTGGGGGCGCGGGTGGAACGAGTCCCAGTTAGCAACGAGGCAACGGTCTAACACCGCCTGGCCCTATCCTCCCCCCCCGTGAGTCAGTCCCCGGCTCATGGGGGGATTTATATGGGGCGGCATCCTCTCCTCCCAGGCGATCGCTCTCACCCTAAACAGTAAGGCCTCTATAATGGCGAATGGGGGTCCTTGCCATGTTCTATCTATTGTCTAGGTTGAGTTATTATGTCTTTCTCCAAAACGCTCCTGGTGGGGCTGAGATCAGAACAGTTCCGCCATCCTCTTGATTTGCGGGCGACTACCGCCCTAAAACAGATCCCCGGCTTGGATGTTCTAATTCGTAATCTCCTTGGAGCCTTGGGAGAGCAATACTTTTATTTGGAAAATATCGCGTCTGGGGTGCAGGTTGGCCCCAAGCAACTCCCCGATCTGCATCAGTTGCTCCTCGAAGCGGCTGAGGTGTTAGACGTGGAAGCACCCCAGTTGTATGTCCGTCAACATCCAGTGCCCAATGCCTATACCTTTGCCATGCGAGGACGGCAGGCCTTCGTCGTGCTGCATACCTCCTTACTCGAACTGTTAACCCCAGAGGAAATTCAAGCGGTGATTGCCCATGAATTGGGCCACCTCAAATGTGAGCATGGGGTGTATTTGACCTTAGCCAATTTAATTACCCTAGCTGTGGGTCAAGTCCCTAATTGGGGAACTCTTGTGGCCCAGAGTCTCCAGGCGCAAATGTTGGAATGGCTGCGCTGTGCCGAGTTTAGCTGCGATCGCGCTGCCTTATTAGCCACTCAAAATCCGCGCACGGTGATGTCGGTGCTGATGAAGCTGGCCGGAGGCTCCCCTAGCCTATCCCCCCAGCTCAACTTAGATGCTTTCCTAGAGCAAGCCCGCTCCTATGATGCCATCGGAGATGATGCCCTCGGGGAAACCCTCAAACAACTGCAAACGGAACAACTGAGTCATCCTGTCCCCGTGTTGCGGGCCCGGGAAATTGATCGCTGGTCTAGCAGCCAAAATTATTATGACTTGTTAAAATCTGGTCAAAGCTGCTATACTGGCGGAACCAACGCAACGGGCGGATGGCGAAATTGGTAGACGCACCACACTCAAAATGTGGCGGCTTCGGCCGTGAGAGTTCGAGTCTCTCTCTGCCCATTTAAAATCTCGAAGAGACTAGGGGTTCTGCAACCTCTAGTCTTTTTCGTTGTTTATCTTCAGAACTTGCTATAACGGAGGGGGGCGATCGCCCTGGCCGACAGCCCGAACATTTCACCGATTATGACTGTAGATAAATCCCTTTCCACGGCAACCCCGTCCCGATCCCGGCCGGGCTCCTCTTGGTTTGCCAAAGCGACGATCGCCCTCTGTCTCCTCCTACTCATTGTTGCGGCAGTTCCTAAATACCTCCAAGGCCGTCCACCCATCGACGCCATCCCCGATGCACCCCTTGCCTCCTTGGAAATCCTGCGGGAACAGGGTCTGAGCTTAGACAATTGGACCAATGTGGATGTACAGAACATCCAGCTTGGACCTAATCGTTGGGTCATGCAAACCCTCAGTTGGGACGCTCCAGAGCCACCAGAGGATCACAGCGATCGCGCCACCCTCCTGATGAGTCCCCAGCGAGTTCAAAGCGGAACCTCCGCCCAACCACAAATGGAATGGATGGACGTGCGGGGACTCGGACGAGCCCAGGGGCAACGGTGGATTGAAGATCAACCTCAACCTCTGCACTTCAGCGTAACTCCTCAATCCAGTCCAGCCATTAACGTCCAAGCTCGCTATTTCCGGGGTCGCACCGAACGACGCAGCTTTGCCATTGTCCAGTGGTATGCTTGGGAAAACGGCGGCCATCCCAGCCTCGTCCGTTGGTTCTGGCGCGATCGCCTAGCCCGTCTCCAGAATCGTCGCTTACCCTGGGTTGCCATGTCTCTGATTCTCCCCATTGAGCATCTGAGCCCAGTGGATGATGTCCGGCCCTTCCTAGAATCCTTTGCCCAACAGGTCCATGGCGCTCTCCTCGACCAAGCCTTCAACGGGACCTCAACCTCCTCCTCAACCCCTGAGTTGCCTAACTCAGTTATGTCTCAAACGAACTAAGACCGTTCTGAACCATAGAACCTAACTTAGTCAACATATCTGAAGTTTTAAAGTGTTCAGTTTGATGTGTCCTAATTGAATCGCGATGTCTTCCCCCTTTCTCCATCTTCCCCCCTGGCGTTCAGGTACCGCCGTCCTCTCCGGTGCCGTCCTAGTTGCCATTCAGCTGCTGCCGCTCCAGAGGGCGATCGCCCAAACGCAGGGGGAGCGTCGTATCGTAGAGCCAACTCAGACCCCAAGCCGTTTATCGCCACAATGGCAGCAATTTGAGACCCAGCGGCAAAGGGAACATCGGCAAACCATGGACTATCTGGAGAGGTGGCTGCGCGATCGCCTCGACCGATTTCCCGCCTCAGAACGACTCCCCCCCGCCATCCTCCAGGATCCCAGCCGTCCTCCCGAGCGGCAGGTTCCCATTGATAGCGTCGCTTGGGATGAATACCGCCTTGGTATTGGTGACGGCATTTCCATTGTCGTCCAGCCCCCCTTTCAAGACCTCAGTACCACAGCGCAACTGTCCTTTCAGGGAACCATCTTTGTCCCCCTCCTCGGAACCGTGAATCTGGAAGGACTCACCGTGGACGAAGCCGCCCAACTTCTAGAAACATCCCTCAATCAATTTGTCGTTGACCCCGAAGTCCAAGTTATTCTCGCCCAACCCCGGCAATCCCAAATCACGGTCACCGGTGAAGTTGAACGGCCGGGGTTTTTCCCCATTGCACCCAACTCTCCCTTAGTCCAAGCCCTACTCACCGCCGGTGGTGTCACCCTGGATGCGGACCTACGTGAAGTCACCGTCGAGCGACGTTTTTCCAACGGGGAGCAAGTCACCCAAACCTTTGACCTACATACCCCCCTCATCCTCGGACAAGCCATTCCCGATGTGCGTCTGCGGGATGGAGATGTGATTCGAGTGCCCACCCGGCCCCGGGAATTTGACTCCGACTACGATCGCAGCATCCTGCAACGGACCGCCCTCGTCTCCACCACTAGCCGACCCATCGCCGTCACCATCACCGGCGAAGTTGTCCGTCCCGGCTACTATGACTTCGCCTCCCGCCCTGCCCCAGAAGTGGACGGCGCCCTAGTCGCCGCCCAAGGAACCAAAACCACCGCCGACCTACGACGTATCCTGATTCGCCGTCGTCTTCCCGACGGAACCGCCATTGAACGGGAAGTAGACCTCTTTACCCCTCTCCTAGAAGGGCGACCCCTACCTCAATTGGGATTAGAAGATGGAGATGTCATCATCGTCCCCGAAATTCGCCCCGAAGACCGAGAAAACTACGATGTGGAACTGATGACTCGCACCAGCATCTCGCAACAGCGGATTGTGGTGCGCTTAGTTAGCCGCCCAGGAAACTCTGCCGGTCGCCAAGATCTCCCCGCCGGTAGCCGTTTAGCTGATGCGATCGGTGGCGTACCCCTTAATACCGCTCGCCTAGGTCGTGTGGCTCTCATTCGCTTTGACGAAGAATTGGGTGAGCCTGTAACAGAATATTACGATGTGCGGGAAGCTATCATGGGTAACATGGATGAAAACCCCCTACTCCAAGATCGAGATGTTATTGTGGTGGGGCGGAACCTCATTGCTCAGTTGGGGAACTTTTTAAACACCTTTACCCAGCCATTCCGGGACGTCTTAGGCTTTCTCTTATTCTTTGATCAACTCTCTAATAGCGCTGAAAACCTCTTTGGCCCAAGTGGGGGTGATAATAACCAAAACTAAGCCCCCATCTCGTCCCCACTCCAGCTGACCCCGTAAACTAGAGACAGGACTCAACCAGGTATATCAATTGTGGCACCCTCAATCGTTAAACGGTACGTCATTGCGTTTGGAAAATATAAGTTTGCCGGATTTGCCGTCTTTGCCCTTGCGGTCGGTGTTTCCGGACTCATGGGTTTAGAAGAGCCTCCGCCGCCGAGCTATAACGCCTCTGGGGTCATGAGCTTAAAGCAGGAGCCGGTGACCGTGTCACAAACCGGTCCTAACATTCAAGAACAGGGTAAGCAAGCCCTCAACCAAGAGTTTCTGATTGATGACCAAGTCGTTGAGAACATTGCTGCACAAGTTGGCGTTCCTCCTCGACAGATTCGCTCAGCCCGGCTACGAACCCCTGGCACTGAAGGACCGCAGCTGTTTGAGGTTTCCTATATGGATTCCACGCCGGAACGAGCTAAACAGGTGGTGCAGCTCTTGATGGAGTCATCCGTTGAAAAAAGCCGGATGCTCAATACCTCCCGGCTGGATGTGTTGATTGCGGCCCTAAATGAGCGGATTCCAGAAGTTGAGGCCGACTTACGAGAAGCCGAAGAGCGTTTAGTCCAATTTGATCGCATTGAGGGTGCTGCCCTGGTGCTGGGTCGCGACGGTATGTTAGTCGGTAATATCCGTAGCACTCAGAGTCGACAAGACGAACTGCAACGACAAATCGAAGAAGTCACCACCCAGATGCAGAGTCTAGAAGCTCGTTTGGGCTTAACGGTGGATGAAGCCTATACCTCATCAGCCCTGAGTCGCGATCCCATCGTTAATAACCTGCGGGGACAGATTCACCAAATTGAAAGTCAGCAGGCTCTTCTCGGTCAAACCTTACGCCCAGATCACCCGCAGGTGGTTGAGTTACGCCGTCAATTAGCGGGGTTAGAACGCCTGCTAGAAAACCGCGCCCGAGAGGTGATTGGCGGAGAGGGGATTGGTCAGCCCTTATATGACAGTCGCCGGGTTCGCACCCAAAGCAGCCTCGATCCCACCCGGCAAGAAATGGCGAATCAGTTGGTGGGGTTACAAACTCAGCGAGAGATGCTGCTACAAAACTTGGCACAAACGGAACGGCTAGAGAATGAGTTACTGGCCGAGTTTCAGAATCTACCCAATTTAGAGTTAGAACGGGAACGACTCAGTCAGGTCGTGGCCATTCATAAGTCCCTGTTTAACCAGTTACAGGCTCGGCTCATTGATGCAGAGTCAGCGCGTACAGAAACCGTCAGCAATCTCAGTATTGCCCAGGAACCCCAGGTGCAGGAGATTCGGGAAGATGCTGCTAATATCTTTTTGTTGGTTCTCATCGGCGGTGGAGCCGGTTTAGCGGCGGGAGCCATCCTCATCTTTGGCTTATCGGCACTCGAAGGACGCTTCTACACCATGGAGGAAGTGCGCGGGGCCCTAGAAGGCCGAGATTTGTCGGTGTTGGGGACGATTCCCTATATCGAGGACTTCGATTCAGCTGCGTTGGCTCAGGAAGAGCCGTTCCCTGTTCTCTTGTCGCCCCATTCCCCCTACTTGGACCATTACGAAAGCCTGCGTAGCACCTTGCAACGAGTTGAAGGAACCCCACCCCGGGTTGTTTTACTCACCAGTCCGGCTGCTGAAGAAGGGAAGTCATTGACCGCCTATAACCTAGCCATCGCTGCTGCTCGGGCGGGGAAACGAACCCTGTTGGTTGAAGCTGATCTGCGATCGCCCTCTCGGGCAGAGTCCCTCAAAATCAGCCTCGATCCTCAACGTTTCACGGAACCCCTGAAGCACTATGACAGCATGAATCGCAATGCGCATCTGGTTCCAGATGTGCCGAACCTATATGTGATTCCCAGTCCGGGTCCTCAACGACAGGTCTCCGCCGTTATCGAATCCAGTGAACTACGCCAGTTGCTGATGCAAGCCCGGGCCCGCTTTGATTTCGTTGTTGTGGATTCACCGGCCCTGAGTCGATGTAACGATACCCTAGCCCTTGAACCCTTTACCGATGGTCTGCTCATTGTGGCTCGACCTGGGATAACTCGGGGTGGCCTCCTCAACGAATATGCAGAAATGCTAGAAGAGGCTGAGGAGCGAGTGCGTGTCCTCGGGTCCGTGGTCAATGGAGCGGAAATTGTGGTCGAGATTCCCTATGAAGAGGAGGAGGAAGAGCCAGTAACCCGGTCGAGCTACGAGTCTGCCCTCTATGATGACTATCTCGGACATCCTGAAGCCGAACACCCAGAAGTACCCACCTCGACGCGAAACCCGTCTTAAGGAAATTGGAGTCTTAGCGGTTGGAGGGAAGCGTTCCCCAGCCGGGGACCTTCTCCGCCGCACTGAGGGTAAAGGCCGCCAGTTCTTCGAGTTGTGGGCGAGCCAGCCAACTCTCGGGAACTTCCCGACACCAGTCACTGAAATCGGAGCCGTCATAGGTCATGGGTTGTCGTAGATAGGTGACAAAGCCATCGATGTTATCTCGTGCTGGCGTGGCCCCGGCTAAATCCTCCAGGGTTAGGGAAATTTGGGGGAAGGGCAAGGTCAAACCGTTGGCATGACAGTAGGCGCAGTTTTCCATGAAGATGTCCCGGCCTCGGGTGAGAGCTTCACCGGAATAACTGGCTTGATTGCCCTGAGGGTCCAGTTTAACCCGGGCCGGACCGTCGGGGGTCAGATATCGCGCTACATCAGCATTGACTCCATTCGCTAGGGCTGGAGCGCTTCCCCAGAGGAGAACTCCCAGGAGGGCGATCGCGGCCAGGGTATGTTTAAACCAAGCGTCCAGGAAGGCGTTCCGTTGAAAAGCCATAGTTATCCTTGTGTTAAAAAACAGCAAGATTGCCAAAAACCGGCGATCGCAATAGAGGAACGCCCGGTTTTCTCAACCTTAAAAATTGCTCTGGCAGTATCCCAATGACCGGAGAGGACAACAGCGACGAAGACCTCGGCCAAACCGGGGATTCATCGCTATTGTCACCTCACCGTTCATCGGTAGAATGGGAAGATTTAGTTATAAACCTTACCGCCACCCCATTGAGTCCCCCGGAGTTTGGGCTGAATCAGAATATGCCCCGCGATATTAAACAAATCGTCGTCTGTTAAATTTCTCATTTCAGGGAAAATGTCTGAACTCGACGTAGCCGGGTGCAGTTCGGAAATATCAAACTCACCATCAAAGGTAGTGGGGTTTTTCATATAATCCACCAGGGCCTCAACATTATCCCGACGAGGGGTTGCTAAGGCCAAACTCTCGGAACTTAGATTGACGTTGGGGTTGGTCTTGGTCAGTCCAACGGGATGGCACTGGGCGCAAATATCACCAAAGAGCCGTTTGCCACGGGTGGCCTGTTCCAGAGATAAGGTGACGGTTTCCCCCTGTTCGTTCAAGGTGACGGTGCGGGTTTCAGCATCGAGTTCCAACGCCATGGCGCTGTTCGTGCCGAAGCTACATACTAAGACGACCACCGCGATCGCAAGCCAAAAGAATCTTTTTAGCATTGTTTTCCTCTAAACTTTATTGATGTTCAGCCAAGCTTGAATGTGGGACAAGCTTTTAATCTCTTGTCAGTACACATATCATGCCAGAGTCTGGGGACGTTAGAGCGGTTGTTTTAAGGATTTGTTATCTTTACGGACCTAGGATGGCTCATTTGACCCAGAAATTTCTAGGGCCACGGCATCACTCTCCTGGCCCTGAGGAACCTGATGATGAGTCCGTTTCAGGGAGGGATGATGCAAACGAATTAACTGCCCCAACAGTCCCTTGAGTTGAGGACGAGGCACAATGGCATCGACAAACCCGTGGCTGAGCAGATCTTCAGCCGACTGAAAATCCTCCGGCAGTTTCTGGCGTAAAGTTTGTTCAATCACCCGCCGTCCCGCAAAACCAATGGTAGCTTTCGGCTCCGCCAGGATAATATCACCTAACATGGCAAAACTGGCCGTAACGCCGCCAGTGGTGGGATGAGTCAGAATGGGGATATAGAGCAATTGCGCTTGTCGGTGGCGCTGCAAGGCTCCGGAAATTTTCGCCATCTGCATCAGGCTCAACATCCCCTCCTGCATCCTCGCCCCTCCAGAGGCGCAGACAATAATCACAGGACGTTCAGCGGCGGTTCCCTGCTCAATCAGCCGGGTTAAGGTTTCCCCCACCACGGACCCCATGCTGCCTCCCATAAAGCGGAAGTCCATCACCCCTAGGGCAATGGGTAACCCATCCAGGTCACCGAAACCCGTTTGCACGGCATCGTTGAGTTGAGTTTTTTGTTGATAATCACTGAGGCGATCGCGGTAGGCCTTGCGATCGCAAAATCCTAAGGGGTCCGTGGGACGCAACTGGCGATTCAGAGCCTGCCAGGTGCCAGCATCAATCAGTTGTTGAATACGCTCATCACTAAAAATGCGACCATGATGACCGCATTCAGGACACACCATGTGGTTGGCCGCCAAGTCTTTCGTGTAGGTTAAAACACCACAGGACTCGCACTTGGTCCAAAGCCCCTCGGCGATTTCTCGTTCCTGCTGCTTCTGACCGATAGAATTTAACTTGCGTCGGTCAGCAAACCAATCAAATAGAGACATGAAGTTCTGGGATTTTTAAAAGCAATCTCGCGGCTGAGGTTTGACGGACAGACAGAGCCGTCGACAGGTCAACCCTCTCAAACAGATACCTGGTCAGGGGATTGGACTAGGTTGACGGTCGCTCTGTTGCCAGGACTAAAATGGATTAGGGATCTCTGTCATGGATCGCATCCTATCAAATTCCGGGACTCAAACGCGATTTCTTGTGGCAGATCAAGATCTGGAATTGACCCATTTAGCCAATTCTCTCCCCAGGATACTCTGATATGCAGGCCATTTAACCCTCAATCTCTGGAGGATATTTTCCATGAAGCCCATTTTACCTCTGCTCCTGCTAACCCTGGTCAGTGCCTCCGTGGCCAATCCAACCCCAGCTCAGGCCCAAGACCGTTTCGCGGAACGCAATGCCCGTTTAGAAGAGTTTTCCCTGTCCACCTTCGACGTTAACCGAGCTAAAAATCAAGCCCGTCAACTGGCTGAACGTCTCAATGGGGGCTTACAACGCTATCGCGCTGAGGCTTCCATGCACGGACCCTCTGCTGACGCCCCCTACCGCTTGACGGACAACGGAGAAATTGAGTTTCGCTTTTTCGGACGGGCCCCCCAGGACAGTCACTACAGCATTGAGACGGTGGTTCTTGTTAATCCCAACACGTGGGAGGTAGAGGCGACCTATAATGGTGAGATTCGCCCCGAGCCGGCAAGGGAGGATTAAAGAACCCCGGCGGGGAAAAAGATTTCTAGGTAGAGATTCAGCCAACGGGTTCCCCAAATGGCGGCCATTGCCCCCCCCAGGGCGAGAAAAGGACCAAAGGGCATAGGTTGCGATCGCCCCAAAATTCCCAGGGCGATCGCCCCTCCACCCATCACGGCTCCCAACAGGGCCCCAACGAACCCAGAAATCACCATCAATCCCGGGCCCAACCAGGCCCCAATGGCCGCCAGTAATTTCCCATCACCGGCCCCCATGGCTTCTTTTCCCCAAGCCAAAGACCCTAAAAAGCGAACGGCGTCGATTAACCAAATCCCCAACACCGCCCCAAAAATCCCTCGCATCAGCCCCTCAATAGCCGAATCCCCCTGCCAGCCTTGTAGGGTCTGATAGACTAGCCCTGAGAGAACCCCTAAACGAGTTAGAGGGTTCGGGAGCGTCATGGTATCCCAATCAATCAGGGCCAACACCAACAGTCCTGTTAAAAATAGCCAATAGCCCACGGTCGTCAACGAGACCTCATAGCGCCAAAATACCCCCAAAAACAACAGTCCCGTCACCGCCTCAACGATGGGATAGCGGGGGGAAATGGGACTATGGCAATGGGCGCAGCGTCCTCGCAAACGCAACCACCCCAACACCGGGATATTTTCCCCTTTCCCTAAGCCATGTCCACAATGGGGACAACGAGAGGGAGGATGGAGTAAGGACTGGCCTGCGGGTAGACGATAAATGACCACATTGGCAAAGCTGCCAATTGAAGCGCCCAAGGCAAATACAATAAGAAGCATGGGCAACGCCCACAGGTGATCGATCATAGTTACGATGGCCCCTGTTGTCTAGCAACTCTTATCTGTCAGTCTAACTGGAATTTGCTTTATGTATTTAGTGACTGGTGCAACCGGAAGTGTCGGCAAACGCATTGTACGCCGGCTGCGCGATCGCGATTTGCCGGTGCGGGCCTTCGTGCGCCTCGCCTCCAATTACGCGGAACTCGAACAACGGGGCGCAGAAATTTTTATCGGTGACTTAGCCCAAGAGCGAGATATCCGCAAAGCCTGCCGGGATGTTCGCTACATTATCAGCGCCCACGGCTCGGATAGTGGTCAAGCCCAAGCCATTGACTACCGAGCCAACATTGATTTAATGGATTTTGGCCAGGAAAACCGGGTTGACCATTTTGTCTACATCTCCGTGTTAGGGACCGATCGCGGCTACCAAGATTCTCCCGTTTTTAAGGCGAAGCGAGAGGTAGAAAATGCCTTACAAAAAACTGATTTGAATTATACGATTCTGCGTCCCTCTGGCTTTGCCTCAAATCTCTTACCCCTAGCTGAACGCTTCCGGGATACGGGTATCTACTTTGCCATTGGTGATCTCAAAAATCGCTCCTCAATTCTCAGTCCCGATGATTTAGCCGAACTTGCCATTCAAGCCCCGGACTATGAGGCGGCCCAGAATCAGATTTTTGCAGTAGGGGGCCCAGAAATCCTCAATCGTGAGGATATTCCCAGAATTTTCAGTCAGGTGTTTGAGAAAGAACCCTTTGTGATTAATCTCCCCTTAAGCGTTCTCGATGGCGTTCGTTCAGCCTTGGGCTTCCTCAATCCTGACTTGCAGCGATCGCTGGGAACCTTACGGATTCTCTTAGCGAATGAATTTTTCTGTACGTCTGAGGAAATTCACCGACTTGAATCGGTGTTTGATATCCAAATGGAATCCTTAGAAAGCTTCTTAAAACGCTACTTACTCAATCGTTAACTTGGAGCAAATTGGTCGGGAACGTGACCCTTATCCCCTCCCCAGAGGGGATTTTTTACCTCTCCCGTTTACTGCCAAACCAATGACCCATACTCATGGCGACAGGTTTCTAAAACATGGCGAGCTACGGCATCCGGGTGACTCAAGGGATAAAACCCGTCAAACTCAGGCATGGTCGCTAAACCTTCGGGACTGGCGATCGCTGTATCTGAGCGTTCCACTGCATAGGAATAACGGATATGTTCATAGGTGGGAATCACGGTGATCTGTAACGCTTGATTGGTGATTTGCCCATAAAAACAATCAAAAGAAGACTGATACATAAAGAATCCGCCGACGACTTGATTTTGGCGAGATTCTAAAACCATATAAGCTGAACCCAGAACTTCAGGCTGACCGGATTCTCCATAGAAGTAAATATCCCCAGCCGAGGTGGTTTGAGTCGTTGAATCTTCCTGAGCGATCGCCCCAGGGACCGAAACAACCGAGGAGGGCAAATCAGCAGCGAGGGCCAACAGCAAACCAGGGAGAGAGAGGAGAAGCCAATAGCAATATTTCTTAACATCTTGAGCTGACCCAAATCGCTGAAACACCCCTCACACCTCTTGTAACTCGTTATCTCAATCATAAAAGATGACCGGGGTGAAGGGATATAGAACACCATGATAATCCCTGAAATCGTTACAAGACTTTAGAAAAACTGTTTTCAAGACCATGAACCTGTTGAAGGGCATTACCGATTTCCTAAGCCGCTGGATGTTCCCCCAGCCAAATCCTCAGCGGGTGAGTCAGATTGCGATGGTGTTGCTCACCTTAGCCCTAGGTGCTAATGGCTTAGAGGCATTACGTCCACAGACCTATGCTCCCAAACTGTTGCCCTTAGAGGTGGCCCCCGTCGAACAGACCGTCAGCCAACATACCGACATCTCCCTGGCCCGCATTGAACGCCTGAAACACAATACCAAACAGCAAATCGAACGCGATCGCCTTCCCCCTGATATTGAACATCACGTTCCCGCCGCCTATCAGGGGCAAATTGTGCGATCGCTGCCCCTGGCCCCCGGTGATCGGGCCATTGCCCTAACCTTCGACGATGGCCCCGGACCCTACACCGCCCCAATTCTCGATATCTTGCGCGAGCAGAATATCCGGGCTAGCTTTTTCGTTCTAGGACGAGTTCTGTCCACCTATCCCGAACTCTTACAACGCATTGTGGCCGACGGTCATATCCTAGGCAATCATACCTGGTCCCATCCCTACCTCGTCAAAAGTCACGCCTTGGCCAATCAAGAAATCGAGCAAACAGCAGAGTTGATTTATCAATACACCCGCGTTCGCACCCAACTGTTCCGCCCTCCCGGCGGCTTTCTCAACAATGCCCTCACCCCCTACGCCGCCGCCCAAAACTACGCCATCACCCTGTGGTCTGTGGACAGTTCCGACTACGTTCTCCCCCGTGAAGGCATTATCGAGCGCGTGGTCAATGGCATTCATCCAGGGGCGATCGTTCTCCTCCATGATGGGGGCGGTCCTCGTCATCACACCGTAGCCGCCTTACCCGTCATTATCAAGCAATTGCGAGAACAAGGCTATGAATTTGTCACCGTCACGGAGTTAATGGAACGCTCCCAGGCCGCCGCCACCCGAGCCTCAGAGTCGGCCCATCACATCCCAGTTTCACAACCC harbors:
- a CDS encoding polysaccharide biosynthesis/export family protein, producing MSSPFLHLPPWRSGTAVLSGAVLVAIQLLPLQRAIAQTQGERRIVEPTQTPSRLSPQWQQFETQRQREHRQTMDYLERWLRDRLDRFPASERLPPAILQDPSRPPERQVPIDSVAWDEYRLGIGDGISIVVQPPFQDLSTTAQLSFQGTIFVPLLGTVNLEGLTVDEAAQLLETSLNQFVVDPEVQVILAQPRQSQITVTGEVERPGFFPIAPNSPLVQALLTAGGVTLDADLREVTVERRFSNGEQVTQTFDLHTPLILGQAIPDVRLRDGDVIRVPTRPREFDSDYDRSILQRTALVSTTSRPIAVTITGEVVRPGYYDFASRPAPEVDGALVAAQGTKTTADLRRILIRRRLPDGTAIEREVDLFTPLLEGRPLPQLGLEDGDVIIVPEIRPEDRENYDVELMTRTSISQQRIVVRLVSRPGNSAGRQDLPAGSRLADAIGGVPLNTARLGRVALIRFDEELGEPVTEYYDVREAIMGNMDENPLLQDRDVIVVGRNLIAQLGNFLNTFTQPFRDVLGFLLFFDQLSNSAENLFGPSGGDNNQN
- a CDS encoding M48 family metallopeptidase yields the protein MSFSKTLLVGLRSEQFRHPLDLRATTALKQIPGLDVLIRNLLGALGEQYFYLENIASGVQVGPKQLPDLHQLLLEAAEVLDVEAPQLYVRQHPVPNAYTFAMRGRQAFVVLHTSLLELLTPEEIQAVIAHELGHLKCEHGVYLTLANLITLAVGQVPNWGTLVAQSLQAQMLEWLRCAEFSCDRAALLATQNPRTVMSVLMKLAGGSPSLSPQLNLDAFLEQARSYDAIGDDALGETLKQLQTEQLSHPVPVLRAREIDRWSSSQNYYDLLKSGQSCYTGGTNATGGWRNW
- the murA gene encoding UDP-N-acetylglucosamine 1-carboxyvinyltransferase yields the protein MTSTTLEPTSATEVNESVLHIWGRQPLSGDVTISGAKNAALALIAGSLLCPETCRLRNVPGLVDIARMAQIVSALGVKLHRDGDLMEIDASHIGQSQAPYELVSQLRASFFVIGPLLARLGIANVPLPGGCAIGARPVDLHVRGLQALGADVQIQHGVVRACITGGRTRLQGAKIYLDYPSVGATETLMMAATLAEGETILDNAAQEPEVIDLANFCRAMGAKIEGAGSKTIRISGVPKLHTADYSIVPDRIEAGTFLVAGAITQSEISLSPVVPEHLTAAIAKLRSAGTQVVMDGPDRLRVVPGPIQAVDIETQPFPGFPTDMQAQFMALLTLSQGSSVITETVFENRLRHVAELQRMGADIRVKGNIAVVRGVPLLSGAPVVATDLRASAALVLAGLAAEGKTIVQELRHLDRGYENLAGKLQTLGARVERVPVSNEATV
- a CDS encoding cyanoexosortase B system-associated protein, coding for MTVDKSLSTATPSRSRPGSSWFAKATIALCLLLLIVAAVPKYLQGRPPIDAIPDAPLASLEILREQGLSLDNWTNVDVQNIQLGPNRWVMQTLSWDAPEPPEDHSDRATLLMSPQRVQSGTSAQPQMEWMDVRGLGRAQGQRWIEDQPQPLHFSVTPQSSPAINVQARYFRGRTERRSFAIVQWYAWENGGHPSLVRWFWRDRLARLQNRRLPWVAMSLILPIEHLSPVDDVRPFLESFAQQVHGALLDQAFNGTSTSSSTPELPNSVMSQTN